Below is a genomic region from Fundulus heteroclitus isolate FHET01 chromosome 5, MU-UCD_Fhet_4.1, whole genome shotgun sequence.
tttgactttttttttcttcgtcatGGTCCCTCTAAGCTGATCAGGTGCTGAGTTGGAGGGCTTAGTTTTCACAATTCACAGTCTGATAACCCTCAACTCAAGTTTCAAAAAGGTCAAATCACCCGATGCTGTTGCTCAACATCTTTCTGTTTTACAGCAATTATGTCTCCTTTCTAAATAACAGATCACTCATCGCACAGCTTTTGTTGCTGCTCTTTGACGGGTCTGCGGCGGCAGGTTGGAagatcaattatttataaaagacTGAAATGCAGGCTAacgacaaaaggaaaaaaaataaatttcttgaTGATTTGAACCATGACAATCTTTGTCTTAACAGTCTAAAGAAGTGATTTTCTGTCCATGAGGCAGAGAGAAAAACGATAAAGCTCTTCATATTTGGGATTCTCCTGTGATCTGCCCACTCCGGGAACCCTGGAGGGAGACAAATCACATCATGAGGAAAGATTTAACAACCAGGTATTAAAATCAGTTATTACAACCCGATGGGCAGCAATATGGAACTTAATAAACGGCAAGGCAGAGGAAAAGGTCACAGTTTTTGCCAACTATGGAAATAGATCTTTTTATTACACTGAATATGATTTGCACCACAAATGCACTTCTTCAAACCCCTGCGGGAGAGACCTTCATACATTATTATTTGATCCCAACATCAGCATCAAAAAGAATTTGAAGCTTTGCCGAAATCTTAGGATGGTTGCACATGTTCTTACACTCCAGTTACCCTCTAAGACGTACATCAACAAGAATCTTTCCAAATACAAGTTCCTAAGGCAAAACCTTGTAAGTCTAAAAGCTTTATGGTCTCAGGCGCCAACAAAAGAAATACGTAACATGTTTTTGAAAGCGCTCTTACTAAGACATAAGCTAATTACCAGCACCAGCCAATGTTTTAGAAAGTTTCAAAGCTACTAAAATTTACGGTCATCCCATTCCTACAGGAATATGCCTGTTGCTgcgcactgctggtcagctggctggtggaAGGCTCCCACAGTTTCCCCTCGTCTATAAGAAACACTGTGTTGAAATATTCTGGTTGTGAAAACCATGAACCGTCatgattttgaaactaaatgAGCTGGCTCGTGTTAACAAGCAGCTGACTGAAGGCTATAGCTACTCCAGCTGAAATAACTCCCACTGTTATTCtacaaagaacaagaaaaaggttaaaagaaaTACCTACGATAACaatactaataataaataatatagcTATTTTATCATCAGAAGGaatgattgttgtttttatgtttaatataaaagaaattaaccccatgagggataaagcggatcagaaaatggatggatggatggatggataaaagaaATTAGATTATATCACCGGCCCATGCCAATTTATAATTCCcgttttctttcaaaaatgtaacATGATGGGATAGTAGGAGCAACAAACACCAGTGAGATGTAATTATGGCTTGTGGTCATTTTACTTTCACCTCAAAGTGGGTTGTGGTTTTGCAAAGCTCCGATATCTGAACTTACAAAAAGCCTTTAAAACGTAAAATCATGTGGCTACCTTGACTGGATCTTTAGCAGtcacatgattttattttatgcgTTGACCAGTAGCTATTGCAGTAAAACATGTCAAAAAGTGACATAAACAGATAAATGCagtctgtcaaaaaaaaaaaaatgaagattttaaaacagaatcAGAGGTCAGCAGTTAAGTTAATAGAGTTCATTTCCTTTAACCAGCGAGCTTATAGAAGACGCAGGAAACAGCACTTACTTGTGATTGACTGCTGGAGGGATTGGTGCTGCTGAGGTCTGAGTATCTCTTCTTTTGTGGCGTGCAGATGCAGGACAGGAACTGAACGTACTCATCTCTCAcctgcagggggcagcagaagcacagaaaaaaaatcattgcagCACTGTGTGCACTCTAATCCcatatttaaagcattttaactCCCTTTTTTCTCATCTTTTGTTGATACTTATACAGATCTTCTCCCCCTTCACAAACATCTTCCACAAACCGCCTACCTGTTTAGACAGCAGGCAATGCATGATGAAGACCAGGGCGCCCTGCAGGCTGTTGAGGATGGTGAAAATATATGCGACCGCTGTCGTGCCCTCACTGAACAAGAAGGCCCCGAAAACCCACATCAGTCCCAGTATGCACATCTGGGCGATGGCGGTGACTGTGAACGCTCTGCAGGAGGAAAAGCACAAGAAGAGAGACGGGGCATGAAGCGAAAATAGACTAAAATAGAACGGCATTAGATTTCTCATAATCCGTGATTCAGATCGGACGTCTGTGTGGAAAATCCCTAGGGGAAAAACAATCCAGATGAAGAAAAGAGATAAAAGCTGCCACTAAAATTTCTAAGATAGCTTCACTTGTTAACGAATCCTTAAGACAAAGCGCTTTCCAAAGGTACCTCCTAAGTTTTCACAGTATGTCACATTAAAACATGAGACTTTTATTGTAGTAACCCCTTTTCCTgcattttcaagtcttttggggGTAAGTCTGTATTAGTTTTGCACAACTAAAGACTGAAATTTCTGCCCTTTTTGATATTTGTCAATGTCATTTCACTTATATAgcacataaaagcaaaaaatgttgCTTATTTAAGTCTTCCCACAGACTGTATTAGGTTTATATCATGGGTCATCCTTGTGCTAGAAGGTTAACCTTTGTCCCAGCCTCAAGTCTGCTgcctaaaaaaaacccaaacaggaTCCAAGAACTGAAACAAAAACCTAGATTTAGGGAACTTATGGTGTTGCTGAATATATTTGCTGCTTAATACGTCGACATCAAATTTCCTGCGTGTAGTCATTCATACACCTTGACCGTGTCTCTACATTTTCACTTCACCACCTCAAACctcaaagaaagaggaaaagattTGCTCAGATTTTCTGCTAAAGTCTGTCCTGGGACATAGATGTGGCCTGGGGGGGGGCATTAAATGTCCAGTTTGTACTTCCAGGATTCCCCTCTCTTTAGCACTATCCATATCCCCATTTACTCTGAACAGGTTTCCCACAGCATTATGGTGCCATCACTGTGTTTTACTGTGGTGATTGTAGGTTCGGGGTTATTTTGTATATAAGCTAAGTATTTCAGTTCTGATCTCATCTGATGCTTGCTACGTTGCCCTAAATGGCTTCCAGCAAAAAGTCAAGGGTTGACTTCTTATAGCTCTCTTTCTCAATTGGATTTCATTGAGAAGGCCAGATTTATGGagtccaaaaataaaagttgtccCGGCAACAgattctctgcagctcccccagagtagCCAGTGGCcccttggctgtttctctgataACTGCTCTTCGTTGCCCAccagtcagtttaggtggatacCCAAGTAAGGGCAGGTTTGCATTTGTGTAAAATGGGgacacaaaacacaattttcagatttttataagtcatttttttaactgttcaTCTTGTTCCCTTCCCCTCTTCCTAATTCTGTATTTTGAGTTGTGTAACGTGACAAAAGGTAAAAGGGCTCAAGGAGTATAAATGCTTTTGActggaaatttatttttaaataagctgAAGATGAGCCATAACTAAAGAAGATTTAGGAGGTGTTATTATTATCCAGAGGGGTAACAGTAACACATCTATTTTTGGAGATTAGGCTTTAATTTCAGCTTCTTCACATTAGTGGGTGGTTCTCCTCAGACTCACAAACTCAACCAATAATCCGATCATCCAgagacctattttttttttattccagtctTATGCTTTACTGGTGCTTCTTCAAGCGACTGCTTTTTACgcacaaaattatttttccattttctttttctctgactAACCCCTTGATCTATGAGCTTCTTCATCccaggaaaaatattttcaaattccAATGCAATTTACAGCTGCACACATTTTCACTGCCTAAGGGGAGTGGAAAAGTAGCCGGGTGTTGACGGACAGAATGGAGGGAGGAAATGTCCTTCAGTAGCTCCTCATTAAAGACCCAGAGTCAGTTTTCTAAAAGCTGGCACGCTCGTTTCCCCCCGCGTATGCATTTCTGTGCCAAGCACAAGATAAGAAACTAGCAGATATATCAACAtcaacacattcacaccctCGTGGCTGTAGAGACTAACTTGATTTTGTGCAGCTTGGAGAGGTCTGGGTTGAGGGTGGCAAACTTCTGGGCAAGCTTCCAGACAGTGACGAGGAAGAAGAAGATATTCAGGACGATGATGAAGCACACGGGGCCAAAGAAGCTCCAGATCAGGCCATGCTCCAGGGACAGCCAGCAGCTATGGAAAATGAAACAAAGGGTTTCTTTTCACGTGGCGTTACAGTCACTGATAACAGCCGGTGTGTGAAATCCACTGACGCAAATAGTGTGATGCAAGCAAGGGAGGAAGTTCCTTGTTTATTGCTTAAACATTTGCTCCCTTTCCGTGCAAATAAAGGCGCGGCAAAGTTCACTTACTGGTTGTCAGTGCCGTAGCCCCCTGGTCTGATGATGGCAGACAAGATAACGATTCCAAGCGGGACCCCGTAACCAGTGATGTACAGGTAGACGGGCCGAATGGTGGCGTTGAACACCAGGACGACCATTCGGTACAGCTGGACTCCTTCTAAAAGCATCCAGGTCATTACAcccaagaagaagaaatggaGCATTGCAGCAACAAACTTGCAGCCGCCCTGGAAGATTAAATGACACgagaaaagaaagaataagCAATTTGACTTTATCCCAATGCCTTGGAAAAGCATTCAGATCTCTCAATCTGGAAAGGGTGGCATGCATTTCTATTTACCTTTATGCTAATAACCCCAATTAAAATTCAATGCAATCACATTCAGACGCCACCTACAAATTTAAATGGATCCCCCCTGTGTGTGACGCAATCCGCCTTTTTGGTGGACaagattttgtcattttgtcagCCAAGAGGCTaatggcaactctggaggagctgcagagattcctAGCTCCGGTGGAAGCATCTATTTACAGAATAAGACTTCTACTGGTAGAAGCGTAATGAGaagaaagcctttttttaaagtcataaGAAGTCCCATatacacagcaaacatgtccCACTTAACCAGCTGGCAAGTTTGcgagttttaaaacattttgcaatTAGTACAGAGGTCAAATTACTTTACTGCATGTGAAATGAAGTCCTGACAGGCTTGTGTTACCTCGGGTCTAGTTCGAGAAATCCCAACCAAGAAGACGAGGTCGGCCACCAGAAGGCAGATGCAGAGGTGCAGGTGGATGGTGGTGCGTGTCCCCTGAATGGAGCGGCAGAACTTGAAGGTCAGGATGCTCAGCACAAGACAAACCAGGGAGATGGTCAGGCCGATCTTGGTCAGCAGCTGGAGTTCAAAACTGGGCTGCAAGAGAAAACACGTCAGTTTACAAACGATGTAAACCAACAGTTACAAATGACTTGTGGTGAATAAAAGGGATTATTTATTTCTGGACCTGAATGGGTCTCTTTTTTGTCCCGTAAAACGCTTCAGTTGACATCCGTTGCACATTAGTTTGAAACTGAATTTGATTGAATAAATGGGACAAAATATTCATCCAgtggaaaatatttgtatttattgtggGAAATTCTCTCTGATGACCAACAGCTGGTAGACGGTGCGAATGTGGCAGTTAATTATAAATGTGTGTccaaaaaaagagaactaaaagtaaaatctgttaaaCCGCAATTTGTAATAATGTATTACAATTGTATTCtgcacatatttttatttatttttttacccagCCTTACATAATATGTGAGCATGTTACAGATGTGTAACTTTAAATAATATGGAGCACTGTGGCGAAAGCGAaaaggctccgcttgtgaaagtaaaatctgttgggctctttttgccattaagacgacaattcttattgccacattgccagacaggacatacacacaaaaaaaaaaaaatcacttttttggAAGATGTTAAGTGTTAATGTGAGCAGCAAAACATCAACTGTAAATTGAGACAAATGCCCATTACATGGAAGTTATAACTATTTTTATTGATTGAGTGAAACAATTATTTGATCCATTGGTCAACTCCCACTTGGCTCACAAATTATCCCAAAAAGCTGTTAATATTCTCAATCCCAGCTGGTTGTGTGGTTAAAGCACGCTTGTCCACAGAATCGTCAAATCCAGTCAAATCTGGTAGCACGCTACACCAGGGCTGTCCAGCTCCAGTCCATGAGGGCTagagttttacatgtttaagaaATGCTCCTGCTCCAACGCACCTAAATAAAATGCCTAAACCACCTCCTAAGTAGCGTAATCACACTCTGGAAAGGCCCCATAATAAACTATTTATCTGATTCAGAGTAATAAACTAGGTACATATCTAAAATATGGCAGATATCTGCTCTCGAAGTCTTGAGTTGGCAAACTCTCTATGCTACAGTAAATCCAGATGTGGAGGCTCCCGGCTGTAGAAGGCAGATGTCGAGACCTGCCTTTAGTTTGCCAGTGAACGTCTAAATGATTTGGAGTGCTGCAGCCTGAGGAGCCTAAAACTGTGAATCCACCTAACtacaatgtttggaagaatgaAAATTATGAGCAGGACCCAGATTTCAGACCCAGAATCACTACAGTCAAACACTGGCATTGAAATATAGCGCTTTGCAAGGTTTTTCCAGCCAATTGTGCTGTGCGACTTTACCTCGCTGAGGAGACAATGAACAGGACCACATAACATAACGTCTTGGAGAGGCCCGTTCTTCTCTTACATGCAACATAAGCAACTAGCTGTTGGTCACCTCAGTTTCATATTTGGATCATTTTGGGTCGTTATTCTTATCTGTCGCAGCCTTTTATAGGGTGTTTGctattttgcttttaatttttagttCTAGTTGGTATAATTCCGTAATGGCAACACGAGACTGCCATTTTCCTGTCTTTACTTGTGTCCAATTGTTCCACAGAACATGACCTAACCGTCTAACCACGTTGCTTGCCAGTACAAGTTATTACACCGGATCATGTGTTGCTCACAATCAAATACTTTTACTTTCACTGACAGGACatgctgccctgtgatggactggcgacctgtccactGTGTACCCTACCTCTTGCCCAacgaccgctggagataggcagcaGACTTAAAGTTCCCACATCTTAGCAAAGCATGTAATTTGTCCTGGTTCCTGTATTATTTGTGACTTACCTTCATGGGATAAAGGGCCATCAGTACAGCAAAGCTGCTTAGATGTCCACAGGAACACACGGTGTGTGTGGCATTGGACTGCTCCTGGGAGCAACCATGTGGGGACCAGACGCCTCTCTCATTCCAGTACGCACAGATGAACCTCGCCTCAGGGTTCTGCTTTATACCCTTAATGTGCAGACCAAAACCAACAGTTAAATACAGGCTGTTTGTTACATTTATATCTGCCTGGTGCCCTTATGCAGTGCTTTCCTGCTGTCTGATCATTAGTAACAGCTGGAATGAGAGCCACCGGGAGTGAGGACACACATCTAGCCTTATCTAAAGTACCGTGCCCATAATGcgcaaaaaaaagacaaaacaaaactaaaaatgattAAACAGGTTGTCCCTACCTCTAAATGACTGAATGTTATGTTGACAGGCGTGCTCAGGTTCTGAGTTGACGGGTTGGAAACCACAACAGAGACGACTTTGGAGAAAACCTGGAAGGAAAgagcatctttttctttttctttcaggtcTTCAAATGATCGGTTCACAGATGCCCCAAGATTCTTGTAGCTCAGCAATGCAGCCAGAGCAAAACCTGTGAGGGACACTTAGAATGAGTTTACGTTTTTCAAAGCCAAGCGTTGCCTGTTTATCGGAGCTAAGGGTTTACCGGGGTATGAGCCTGTGCCGGCTGCGGTCGACCAGTCGGTGTTGAGATGAGCATGTTCACTGGTCAGATGGATCGGTCCAGTTGGAGGGGTAATTCCTCTTCTTACTGCaatttctgcctctgttttggtgaatatgacacatttttaataatcTAGAAGTCCATGGCGATCATTATTATCATCCTCACCAGAGAAACAAAGACAGTAAACCATGAGCTCATGGACTGAAACATACCCATCTCTTGGGTCTCCATTTTGGTGCCGTTGCCTTTCATCTGAGGACCAATGAGTAAAATTGACTTCTCCACGGTGCTGAGCAGCCCGCTCACATCTTTACCGCTTTCCAGATCTCCAGGGGTCAGGATTGTGTCAGCCGCTGTCAAAAGTTTCTAACAGAGACGAAGAATTGACAAATTCTTTAAGGAATGGGTTAGCCTACATAAAAATATACCACATGAACACCAGATTGTGTTAATTTATCATTGGAAAACTGATTAAGAAAGAATTCTCATTCTCAGTGGTGCCAAGGTTAATGTGACGCAATAAAAGAACAATTAACTAGAACATTGGAAAGAAAAGAATCTACACATGCAGACAGaacagtgtcatcagcataaagatgGAATTTACCCTCATGTAATGAAAAAGTAATATTAATCATTTAAACGCTCAGTATAATTTGGCCAAGAATAATACCCTGTGGAAATGGGAAGAACAGTAGACATTCTATTTTGTAGTGTGTACATCTCTTATCTTAGCATACTGTAATCTATTAGTAACTCCAGACAGCCATTTATTATTGAAACTGAAAGATGAACATTGTAGTAAGAATAGAGAGGCTAAACACTACAGATTTTCTTGAATCAGAATTTAAGGTATAAATACATGTAGAAGAATACAGAACAATGTCATCAACCCAAAGTTCAAAATAACAGTGAtttaatatgtaatattatttatGGTTAGTAGAATTGGGCCAAAGATAGAACCCTGTGGGACACCTTTGGAGAtggttacaataaaaaaaattaagtgttCCTGACTTTAATGTGCTTTACCTTGTCAGGGAGGTCATAGCGAACCATAGACAAataaaagtcataaaaaaataaaatccttattATGACAATGGCGATAAGAGTAAAGAGCAGTTAaggattaaacatttttaagacagaATATTATGGCACAAATAAATTCCCTCATTTGCAAAATGATGCTAAAGTAAAATCAGCATGATGATGGAACGAACAGTTGTGTAATGAAcgttttatatttattacaaatagaattggtccctgaataaaaccctgaaggacacatttaaaaattgaAAGAATGGAAAAATGAACATCTCTTATCTTAACATACTGTAATCTATCTAAAGTGGTTGTTGGTTGTTTTAATCAAAGCTTAAAACAGATAAGAAGGGCAGGAGTACGTTTTgtatatttacaacaaaataaaaatacacactaTGCTGCatctaaattaaacaaaatctaaGTTGAGTTTTTAATTTCAGAGCATTCAAACTCATCacagtaatctgttttttttactgaacaTTGAGTTTTCATTTGGGAGTCCTTTGAGGCTTATTTCAACGTGATGATTATTTCCCTCACCACTTTAATGTTTAGGAATTTTCCATTTaacagcttcttctttttttttttttaccagaaatcAGAATCCAGCGGTGAAGTTGTGTCAACAGATAATTTGCACGTGGTTTCAGAATGCATTAGAGTTAGTGTTTTATATGTTATTTTCTAACCTCGAGTAGCGCATCTCCGTCAGCCTTCCCACCGCCAGACAGAGCCAAACAGCTGTTTTTCATCATGGACAATATGTCTGCCAGACCTCCAAGTGACTAGAAAACACAGACGAAAAGAATAAAGAGAGCATTCAGCTTCCCGTTGACTGCCGTTTTAAATATACAATGCCCTTTAGGGCAGCGTGTTGGTTCACGAACACAGGAAATTAACTTCAGTGTTCTTCCAGAAAATTCACATTCGAATTGTTAGGCTAttcttttgtaaaaaatgttcattaaatgacCACTAGTGTGAAAGTTACAGTATGAATGAACTATGCCTATAAAGTTTTGTCCAAACGTACCTTTGCCGGAGAGCTGTCCCCACTAAAGCTGTCACACTCCAGCTCtacgagggggaaaaaaaagtcaaacgtTT
It encodes:
- the LOC105929272 gene encoding adhesion G protein-coupled receptor E5 isoform X1; its protein translation is MGFGKELLILGFVCASLKPVLGCEFGYQANYGENCTDVDECADTPPICGNNSWCNNTLGSYFCSCVPGFYNPILKRTFNFTAEQGECRDVNECLENTANCGPHASCKNLIGSYECICQSGYKKTSTNGSSGHCEDFDECFEKIANCGPHATCKDLIGSYECSCNSGYEKTSANNSSGHCEDIDECMEAQKKKEDICGEKGTCINLDGSYRCKCEEGYTAYGNERTRCSELECDSFSGDSSPAKSLGGLADILSMMKNSCLALSGGGKADGDALLEKLLTAADTILTPGDLESGKDVSGLLSTVEKSILLIGPQMKGNGTKMETQEMEAEIAVRRGITPPTGPIHLTSEHAHLNTDWSTAAGTGSYPGFALAALLSYKNLGASVNRSFEDLKEKEKDALSFQVFSKVVSVVVSNPSTQNLSTPVNITFSHLEGIKQNPEARFICAYWNERGVWSPHGCSQEQSNATHTVCSCGHLSSFAVLMALYPMKPSFELQLLTKIGLTISLVCLVLSILTFKFCRSIQGTRTTIHLHLCICLLVADLVFLVGISRTRPEGGCKFVAAMLHFFFLGVMTWMLLEGVQLYRMVVLVFNATIRPVYLYITGYGVPLGIVILSAIIRPGGYGTDNHCWLSLEHGLIWSFFGPVCFIIVLNIFFFLVTVWKLAQKFATLNPDLSKLHKIKAFTVTAIAQMCILGLMWVFGAFLFSEGTTAVAYIFTILNSLQGALVFIMHCLLSKQVRDEYVQFLSCICTPQKKRYSDLSSTNPSSSQSQGSRSGQITGESQI
- the LOC105929272 gene encoding adhesion G protein-coupled receptor E1 isoform X2, which gives rise to MGFGKELLILGFVCASLKPVLGCEFGYQANYGENCTDVDECADTPPICGNNSWCNNTLGSYFCSCVPGFYNPILKRTFNFTAEQGECRDVNECLENTANCGPHASCKNLIGSYECICQSGYKKTSTNGSSGHCEDIDECMEAQKKKEDICGEKGTCINLDGSYRCKCEEGYTAYGNERTRCSELECDSFSGDSSPAKSLGGLADILSMMKNSCLALSGGGKADGDALLEKLLTAADTILTPGDLESGKDVSGLLSTVEKSILLIGPQMKGNGTKMETQEMEAEIAVRRGITPPTGPIHLTSEHAHLNTDWSTAAGTGSYPGFALAALLSYKNLGASVNRSFEDLKEKEKDALSFQVFSKVVSVVVSNPSTQNLSTPVNITFSHLEGIKQNPEARFICAYWNERGVWSPHGCSQEQSNATHTVCSCGHLSSFAVLMALYPMKPSFELQLLTKIGLTISLVCLVLSILTFKFCRSIQGTRTTIHLHLCICLLVADLVFLVGISRTRPEGGCKFVAAMLHFFFLGVMTWMLLEGVQLYRMVVLVFNATIRPVYLYITGYGVPLGIVILSAIIRPGGYGTDNHCWLSLEHGLIWSFFGPVCFIIVLNIFFFLVTVWKLAQKFATLNPDLSKLHKIKAFTVTAIAQMCILGLMWVFGAFLFSEGTTAVAYIFTILNSLQGALVFIMHCLLSKQVRDEYVQFLSCICTPQKKRYSDLSSTNPSSSQSQGSRSGQITGESQI